One segment of Sinorhizobium sp. BG8 DNA contains the following:
- the gltB gene encoding glutamate synthase large subunit, whose translation MTDFASKSFGLNRAQTTATDAKTTALRTGLPKRQGLYDPRNEHDACGVGFVAHLKGEKSHQIVKDGLFMLENLTHRGAVGADPLMGDGAGLLVQIPDRFFREEMAKQGVTLPKAGEYAVGHIFMPQDDALISHFKKVIADVVAEEGQVLLGYRDVPVDNSSLSKAPDIVATEPRHVQVFIGAGRDAATNAEFERRLFTLRKVISNRIYDEYKGEESNFYPVSLSSSTVVYKGMFLAYQVGAYYKDLSDPRFESAVALVHQRFSTNTFPSWKLAHPYRMVAHNGEINTLRGNVNWMAARQASVSSPLFGEDISKLWPISYEGQSDTACFDNALEFLVRGGYSMAHAVMMLIPEAWAGNQLMASQRKAFYEYHAALMEPWDGPAAVAFTDGKQIGATLDRNGLRPARYIVTSDDRVIMASEAGVLPVDEDKIVTKWRLQPGKMLLIDMEKGRIISDEEVKSELASKHPYRTWLDNTQLILEDLRPVEPRALRRDVSLLDRQQAFGYTIEDTKLLMSPMATTGQEAIGSMGTDTPISAMSDKTKLLYTYFKQNFAQVTNPPIDPIREELVMSLVSFIGPRPNILDHEGAAHAKRMEVRQPILTNGDLEKIRSIGHTEDRFDTKTLDFTYDVSRGAEGMPEILERLCERAEAAVKGGYNIIVLSDRQVGPDRVAIPALLATAAVHHHLIRKGLRTSVGLVVETGEPREIHHFCCLAGYGAEAINPYLAFDTLLDMHKRGEFPKEVDAEEVVYRYIKAVGKGILKVMSKMGISTYQSYCGAQIFDAIGLSSKLVDAYFFGTATTIEGIGLEEIAAETYARHKAAFGRDPLLTNTLDIGGEYAYRMRGEGHAWTPDVVASLQHAVRGNAQDRYAEFSELVNASSLRMNTIRGLFSIKDAEAAGRKPVPVEEVEPASEIVKRFSTGAMSFGSISREAHTTLAIAMNRIGGKSNTGEGGEEADRYAPLANGAMNPERSAIKQVASGRFGVTTDYLVNADVLQIKVAQGAKPGEGGQLPGHKVDATIAKTRHSTPGVGLISPPPHHDIYSIEDLAQLIFDLKNVNPEADISVKLVSEVGVGTVAAGVAKARADHITVAGFDGGTGASPLTSLKHAGSPWEIGLAETHQTLVLNGLRSRIALQVDGGLKTGRDVIIGALLGADEFGFATAPLIAAGCIMMRKCHLNTCPVGVATQDPVLRKRFKGAPEHVVNYFFFVAEEVREILASLGVRKLDDIIGASGLLDKDRMVAHWKAQGLDFSRIFHKVDAPKEETYWTTRQNHPISDVLDRKLIELAMPSLESKTPTAFEVDIRNVDRSAGAMLSGAVAKRYGHKGLKDDTISVKLHGTAGQSFAAFLARGVTFDLIGAGNDYVGKGLSGGRIVVRPPENSKIVAHESIIVGNTVLYGAIAGECYFNGVAGERFAVRNSGAVAVVEGVGDHGCEYMTGGVVVVIGQTGRNFAAGMSGGVAYVLDEAGDFARRCNMAMVELQPVPEEDDMLEKLHHHGGDLMHKGMVDVSGDMTRHDEERLYQLISNHLHYTGSPRAKEILDNWADFRPKFRKVMPVEYRRALEDMERMKMAEAAE comes from the coding sequence ATGACGGATTTTGCGTCGAAGAGTTTTGGTTTGAACCGCGCGCAGACGACTGCGACGGACGCCAAGACGACGGCGCTCCGAACGGGTCTCCCGAAACGGCAGGGTCTCTACGATCCGCGCAACGAACATGACGCCTGCGGCGTCGGCTTCGTCGCGCATCTCAAGGGCGAGAAGTCGCACCAGATCGTCAAGGACGGGCTGTTCATGCTCGAAAACCTGACGCATCGCGGCGCCGTCGGTGCCGACCCGCTCATGGGCGATGGTGCGGGTCTTCTCGTACAGATTCCGGACCGCTTCTTCCGCGAGGAAATGGCAAAGCAGGGCGTCACTCTGCCGAAGGCCGGCGAATATGCCGTCGGGCATATTTTCATGCCGCAGGACGATGCGCTGATTTCGCATTTCAAGAAGGTCATCGCCGACGTCGTCGCCGAGGAAGGCCAGGTCCTGCTCGGATACCGCGATGTCCCGGTCGACAACTCCTCGCTCTCCAAGGCACCGGACATCGTCGCCACGGAACCGCGCCACGTGCAGGTCTTCATCGGCGCCGGCCGCGATGCGGCGACGAACGCCGAATTCGAACGGCGTCTCTTCACACTGCGCAAGGTCATCTCGAACCGCATTTACGACGAGTACAAGGGCGAGGAGAGCAACTTCTATCCCGTGTCGCTCTCGTCCTCGACCGTGGTCTACAAGGGCATGTTCCTCGCCTACCAGGTGGGGGCATACTATAAGGACCTCTCCGACCCGCGCTTCGAGTCCGCGGTGGCACTGGTGCACCAGCGCTTCTCGACCAACACCTTCCCGTCGTGGAAGCTGGCGCATCCCTACCGGATGGTGGCGCACAACGGCGAGATCAACACGCTGCGCGGCAACGTGAACTGGATGGCGGCCCGCCAGGCCTCGGTCTCCTCTCCGCTTTTCGGCGAAGACATTTCGAAGCTGTGGCCGATCTCCTACGAGGGACAGTCGGACACGGCCTGTTTTGATAATGCGCTCGAGTTCCTGGTGCGGGGCGGCTATTCCATGGCCCATGCGGTCATGATGCTGATCCCCGAAGCCTGGGCCGGCAACCAGCTGATGGCGTCCCAGCGCAAGGCCTTCTACGAATACCATGCGGCCCTGATGGAGCCGTGGGACGGTCCGGCCGCGGTCGCCTTCACCGACGGCAAGCAGATCGGCGCGACGCTCGACCGCAACGGCCTCCGGCCGGCGCGCTACATCGTCACCAGCGACGACCGGGTCATCATGGCATCCGAAGCGGGCGTGCTGCCCGTCGACGAAGACAAGATCGTCACCAAGTGGCGGCTGCAGCCGGGCAAGATGCTGCTGATCGACATGGAGAAGGGGCGCATCATCTCCGACGAGGAGGTGAAGTCCGAGCTCGCCTCGAAGCACCCCTATCGTACATGGCTCGACAACACGCAGCTCATCCTGGAGGACCTTCGTCCGGTCGAGCCCCGCGCGCTTCGCCGCGACGTGTCTCTGCTCGACCGCCAGCAGGCCTTCGGCTACACGATCGAGGACACCAAGCTCCTGATGTCGCCGATGGCGACCACCGGGCAGGAGGCGATCGGCTCCATGGGCACCGATACGCCGATCTCGGCGATGTCGGACAAGACCAAGCTGCTTTATACCTATTTCAAGCAGAACTTCGCGCAGGTCACCAACCCGCCGATCGACCCGATCCGCGAGGAGCTGGTGATGAGCCTCGTGTCCTTCATCGGGCCGCGGCCGAACATCCTGGATCATGAAGGTGCGGCCCATGCCAAGCGCATGGAAGTGCGCCAGCCGATCCTGACCAACGGCGACCTCGAGAAGATCCGTTCCATCGGTCACACGGAAGACCGTTTCGACACCAAGACGCTCGACTTCACCTATGATGTCTCGCGTGGCGCCGAAGGCATGCCGGAAATCCTGGAGCGTCTCTGTGAGCGCGCCGAGGCTGCGGTCAAGGGCGGCTACAACATCATCGTGCTCTCCGACCGCCAGGTGGGTCCGGACCGCGTGGCAATCCCGGCGCTGCTGGCAACCGCTGCGGTTCACCACCACCTGATCCGCAAGGGGCTTCGTACCTCGGTCGGCCTCGTCGTCGAAACCGGCGAACCGCGTGAAATCCATCACTTCTGCTGTCTCGCCGGCTACGGGGCCGAGGCGATCAACCCGTACCTCGCCTTCGATACGCTGCTCGACATGCACAAGCGCGGCGAGTTCCCGAAGGAGGTCGACGCCGAGGAAGTCGTCTACCGCTACATCAAGGCGGTGGGTAAGGGCATTCTCAAGGTCATGTCCAAGATGGGCATCTCGACCTACCAGTCCTATTGCGGCGCCCAGATCTTCGACGCGATCGGTCTGTCGTCCAAGCTGGTCGATGCGTATTTCTTCGGAACGGCGACCACCATCGAGGGGATTGGCCTCGAGGAGATCGCAGCCGAGACCTATGCCCGCCACAAGGCTGCCTTCGGCCGCGACCCGCTCCTGACGAACACGCTCGATATCGGCGGCGAATACGCCTACCGCATGCGCGGAGAAGGGCATGCCTGGACGCCAGACGTCGTGGCCTCGCTCCAGCACGCGGTGCGCGGGAACGCACAGGACCGGTATGCGGAATTCTCCGAGCTGGTGAACGCCTCGTCGCTGCGCATGAACACGATCCGCGGCCTGTTTTCCATCAAGGACGCCGAGGCGGCCGGGCGCAAGCCTGTGCCAGTCGAGGAAGTGGAACCCGCCTCCGAGATCGTGAAGCGCTTCTCGACGGGCGCCATGTCCTTCGGCTCGATCAGCCGCGAGGCGCACACCACCCTTGCGATCGCCATGAACCGGATCGGCGGAAAGTCGAACACCGGTGAGGGCGGCGAGGAAGCGGATCGCTATGCCCCGCTTGCCAACGGCGCGATGAACCCGGAACGCTCCGCGATCAAGCAGGTCGCTTCCGGCCGGTTCGGCGTGACGACCGACTACCTCGTCAATGCCGACGTCCTGCAGATCAAGGTCGCCCAGGGAGCCAAGCCCGGCGAAGGCGGTCAGCTGCCCGGCCACAAGGTCGATGCGACGATTGCGAAGACCCGTCACTCCACCCCGGGTGTCGGCCTCATCTCGCCGCCGCCGCACCATGACATCTATTCGATCGAGGATCTGGCACAGCTGATCTTCGACCTGAAGAACGTCAATCCGGAAGCGGACATCTCGGTCAAGCTGGTCTCCGAAGTCGGTGTCGGTACCGTCGCCGCGGGCGTCGCCAAGGCGCGCGCGGACCACATCACCGTCGCCGGCTTCGACGGTGGCACGGGCGCTTCGCCGCTCACCTCGCTGAAGCACGCCGGCAGCCCGTGGGAGATCGGCCTTGCCGAAACCCACCAGACGCTGGTGCTGAATGGCCTCAGATCGCGCATCGCGCTGCAGGTCGACGGCGGGCTCAAGACCGGCCGCGACGTCATCATCGGGGCTCTGCTCGGCGCCGACGAGTTCGGCTTCGCGACTGCGCCGCTGATCGCTGCCGGCTGTATAATGATGCGCAAGTGTCATCTCAACACCTGTCCCGTCGGTGTCGCGACACAGGATCCGGTTCTGCGCAAGCGCTTCAAGGGCGCCCCTGAACATGTGGTCAACTACTTCTTCTTCGTTGCGGAAGAGGTGCGCGAAATCCTTGCCTCGCTCGGCGTGCGCAAGCTGGACGACATCATCGGTGCGTCCGGACTCCTCGACAAGGACCGCATGGTCGCGCACTGGAAGGCGCAGGGCCTCGACTTCAGCCGCATCTTCCACAAGGTCGATGCGCCGAAGGAAGAGACCTACTGGACGACCCGGCAGAACCACCCGATCTCCGACGTCCTCGACCGCAAGCTGATCGAACTGGCGATGCCGTCGCTTGAATCCAAGACGCCGACCGCCTTCGAAGTGGACATCAGGAACGTCGACCGTTCCGCGGGCGCGATGCTCTCGGGCGCGGTTGCGAAGCGCTATGGCCACAAGGGGCTGAAGGACGACACGATCTCGGTCAAGTTGCACGGCACGGCCGGTCAGTCCTTCGCCGCCTTCCTGGCGCGGGGCGTCACCTTCGACCTCATCGGCGCGGGCAACGACTATGTGGGCAAGGGTCTTTCGGGTGGCCGCATAGTCGTGCGTCCTCCGGAGAACTCCAAGATCGTGGCGCATGAATCGATCATCGTCGGCAACACCGTGCTTTACGGTGCCATCGCGGGCGAGTGCTACTTCAACGGCGTGGCCGGCGAGCGTTTCGCCGTGCGCAACTCCGGCGCGGTGGCGGTTGTCGAAGGCGTGGGCGACCACGGCTGCGAATACATGACCGGGGGTGTCGTCGTGGTCATCGGCCAGACGGGCCGTAACTTCGCGGCCGGTATGTCCGGCGGCGTTGCCTACGTGCTCGACGAAGCCGGCGATTTCGCCCGCCGCTGCAACATGGCGATGGTCGAGCTGCAGCCGGTACCGGAAGAGGACGACATGCTCGAGAAGCTGCACCATCATGGCGGCGATCTCATGCACAAGGGCATGGTCGACGTTTCCGGCGACATGACGCGGCATGACGAGGAACGGCTTTACCAGCTGATCTCCAATCACCTGCACTACACCGGTTCTCCCCGGGCCAAGGAAATCCTGGACAACTGGGCAGACTTCCGGCCGAAGTTCCGCAAGGTGATGCCGGTCGAGTACCGCAGGGCGCTCGAAGACATGGAACGGATGAAAATGGCGGAAGCGGCCGAGTAA
- a CDS encoding low specificity L-threonine aldolase, which translates to MHFASDNWAGAHPRIAQSLTDAAGGFAAAYGTSDLDKAVERTFSEIFEHDVAVFFVATGTAANSLALASFNRPGGQIFCHHEAHVNVDECNAPEFFATGAKLTTVQGIDGKMDPHALAAAIARFPPDFVHGGQPMAVTMTQATEAGTVYTLDEIAAIGAVAHDVKLPLHMDGARFANALATLGTTPAEMTWKRGVDILSFGGTKNGCWCAEALVLFDTAKAREMHYLRKRSAQLFSKSRFIAAQFEAYFRDGLWLELAGHSNEMASRLAKGIAAAASARLAWQTGSNEVFAIVRNERIKALHAKGAVFYDWHPPEHVKRTMAEDETMIRLVTSFATRPEDVDAFLATL; encoded by the coding sequence ATGCATTTTGCCTCTGACAACTGGGCGGGCGCCCATCCCCGCATTGCCCAGAGCCTTACGGACGCGGCCGGAGGTTTTGCCGCCGCCTACGGCACCAGCGATCTCGACAAGGCCGTCGAGCGGACCTTCTCCGAAATCTTCGAGCATGACGTCGCAGTCTTCTTCGTGGCGACCGGAACGGCAGCCAATTCGCTCGCGCTCGCGAGCTTCAACCGTCCCGGCGGTCAGATCTTCTGCCACCACGAAGCCCACGTGAACGTCGACGAGTGCAATGCGCCCGAATTCTTCGCCACCGGTGCGAAGCTCACCACTGTGCAAGGCATCGACGGCAAGATGGATCCGCATGCGCTTGCCGCGGCGATTGCACGCTTTCCGCCTGACTTCGTCCACGGCGGCCAGCCGATGGCCGTGACCATGACCCAGGCAACTGAGGCCGGCACCGTCTATACGCTCGACGAGATTGCCGCCATCGGCGCCGTTGCCCATGACGTGAAGCTGCCTCTCCACATGGACGGCGCGCGCTTCGCGAACGCCCTTGCTACGCTCGGCACGACGCCGGCGGAGATGACCTGGAAGCGTGGTGTCGACATCCTTTCCTTCGGCGGCACGAAGAACGGCTGCTGGTGCGCCGAGGCGCTCGTCCTGTTCGACACAGCGAAGGCGCGCGAGATGCACTATCTGCGCAAGCGCTCAGCGCAGCTCTTTTCGAAATCGCGCTTCATTGCCGCGCAGTTCGAGGCCTATTTCCGCGACGGGCTCTGGCTGGAGCTGGCCGGTCATTCGAACGAGATGGCGAGCCGGCTCGCCAAGGGCATCGCCGCCGCGGCCAGTGCGCGCCTCGCCTGGCAAACGGGCTCGAATGAGGTCTTTGCCATCGTTCGCAACGAAAGGATAAAGGCGCTCCATGCGAAGGGGGCCGTCTTCTACGACTGGCATCCGCCGGAGCACGTGAAGCGGACGATGGCCGAGGATGAGACGATGATCCGCCTCGTCACCAGCTTCGCGACCCGTCCGGAAGACGTCGACGCCTTCCTCGCGACGCTCTGA
- a CDS encoding LysR substrate-binding domain-containing protein — translation MLDLVHLRSFVALEQTGSFTRAAAKLGLGQSTVSQHLQRLEASVGRRLVSRDTHTLSLTPDGEALIGHARRMLAIDGEVSALFAKEGLRGRLRLGVSEDYVTNRLSAVIEDIIRAHPSVDLELTVALSGTLYQMQDNGEIDLVLAKRRLGDSRGRLVYREALVWLARDPEAVLAPGTSLSLIAFPPPSITRGIAIEVLDRAHIPWRIVCTCSSLSGLTAVARAGMGVLVQPRSMAPAGLREVPEGRLPMLEDVEFVLVPRRGADSALAAALSEELLAKLRAV, via the coding sequence ATGCTGGATCTCGTGCACCTGCGCAGCTTCGTCGCCCTGGAGCAGACGGGCAGTTTTACACGCGCCGCAGCCAAGCTCGGGCTTGGCCAGTCGACGGTCAGCCAGCACCTGCAGCGGCTGGAGGCATCGGTCGGACGGCGGCTCGTCTCCCGTGACACCCACACCCTGTCGCTGACCCCGGACGGAGAAGCGCTGATCGGCCATGCACGCCGGATGCTGGCGATCGACGGCGAGGTGTCGGCACTCTTCGCCAAGGAAGGACTGCGCGGCCGGCTGAGGCTGGGTGTTTCGGAGGACTACGTGACCAATCGCCTGTCGGCGGTCATCGAGGACATCATCAGGGCGCATCCCTCTGTCGATCTGGAGCTGACGGTGGCGCTCAGCGGCACACTCTACCAGATGCAGGACAATGGGGAGATCGACCTGGTCCTAGCCAAACGCCGGCTGGGGGATAGCCGGGGGCGGCTCGTCTACCGGGAAGCGCTCGTCTGGCTCGCGCGCGATCCAGAGGCGGTTTTGGCGCCGGGGACATCACTGTCGCTGATCGCCTTTCCGCCGCCGAGCATCACCCGCGGCATCGCCATCGAGGTGCTGGACCGGGCACATATTCCGTGGCGCATCGTCTGCACCTGCAGCAGCCTGAGCGGGCTGACGGCCGTGGCCCGCGCCGGAATGGGGGTACTGGTCCAACCGAGAAGCATGGCGCCCGCGGGGCTGAGGGAGGTGCCGGAAGGTCGCCTGCCGATGCTCGAGGACGTGGAATTCGTTCTCGTACCGCGCCGGGGTGCCGACAGCGCACTGGCAGCGGCGCTGTCGGAGGAGTTGCTTGCCAAACTCAGGGCCGTCTGA
- a CDS encoding bile acid:sodium symporter family protein has protein sequence MRRFLPDTFTILLVLTVAIASVLPVSGEPAAWFSVATKCAIALLFFLHGSRLSRDVVVAGILHWRLHLVILATTFGIFPLIGIGLGYLDVIPPALYAGILFICVLPSTVQSSIAFTSMAGGNVPAAICSASASNIFGMFLTPLLVGLLFTAGAGQGGFSLDALEQILLQLLVPFLLGQVLQPWIGDWIRARKKLLMPVDRGSILMVVYLAFSESVTEGLWHSISLHDIATVVIADIAILAIVLVVTALGSRLLGFSREDRIAIVFCGSKKSLASGVPMASAIFAGQSIGAIVLPLMLFHQIQLIVCAVLAQKYAAANARAALGEPAPAQ, from the coding sequence GTGCGACGGTTCCTACCCGACACCTTTACTATACTGCTGGTTCTGACCGTAGCGATCGCCTCGGTGCTGCCCGTCAGCGGAGAACCGGCGGCGTGGTTCTCCGTCGCCACCAAATGCGCGATCGCCCTTCTGTTCTTCCTTCACGGCTCGCGGCTCTCGCGCGATGTCGTGGTCGCAGGCATACTGCACTGGCGGCTGCACCTCGTCATTCTCGCCACCACCTTCGGCATATTCCCGCTGATCGGCATCGGCCTCGGCTATCTCGATGTCATTCCGCCGGCTCTCTATGCAGGGATCCTGTTCATCTGCGTGCTGCCCTCGACGGTGCAGTCCTCGATCGCCTTTACCTCCATGGCCGGAGGGAATGTCCCGGCGGCGATCTGCTCCGCTTCGGCGTCCAATATTTTCGGTATGTTCCTGACCCCGCTCCTCGTGGGTCTGCTCTTCACGGCCGGAGCCGGACAGGGCGGCTTTTCGCTGGACGCGCTGGAGCAGATCCTTCTGCAGCTTCTGGTGCCCTTCCTTCTCGGCCAGGTGCTGCAGCCCTGGATCGGCGACTGGATCCGCGCCCGCAAGAAGCTGCTCATGCCCGTCGACCGCGGCTCGATCCTGATGGTCGTCTACCTGGCGTTCAGCGAATCGGTGACCGAGGGCCTCTGGCATTCGATCTCGCTCCACGACATCGCAACTGTCGTAATCGCGGATATCGCCATCCTCGCGATCGTGCTGGTGGTAACCGCCCTCGGCAGCAGGCTTCTCGGATTTTCGCGCGAGGACCGGATCGCAATCGTCTTCTGCGGGTCCAAGAAGAGCCTGGCCAGTGGCGTTCCGATGGCGAGCGCCATCTTCGCCGGACAGAGCATCGGCGCCATCGTCCTGCCCCTGATGCTGTTCCACCAGATCCAGCTTATCGTGTGTGCCGTGCTGGCGCAGAAGTACGCGGCAGCGAACGCCCGGGCCGCACTCGGCGAGCCCGCTCCCGCACAATGA
- a CDS encoding Hsp20 family protein: protein MRHVDFSPLYRSTVGFDRLFTMLDSLGQPDQAQTYPPYNIERTGENAYRITMAVAGFDESELSIEAREHALTVKGEKAEESAEESQFLYRGIAKRAFERRFQLADHVEIRSASLKNGLLHIDLVREIPEAMKPRKIEIAAGSAQPKQIEAQSA, encoded by the coding sequence ATGCGTCACGTTGATTTCTCCCCCCTTTACCGCTCCACCGTCGGCTTCGACCGTCTCTTCACCATGTTGGACAGCCTTGGCCAGCCCGACCAGGCACAGACCTATCCGCCGTACAACATCGAACGGACCGGCGAGAACGCCTATCGCATCACCATGGCCGTCGCAGGCTTCGATGAGAGCGAGCTTTCGATCGAGGCGCGCGAGCACGCGCTGACGGTCAAGGGCGAAAAGGCCGAAGAGTCCGCCGAGGAAAGCCAGTTCCTCTATCGCGGCATTGCGAAACGGGCCTTCGAGCGCCGCTTCCAACTCGCCGACCACGTGGAAATTCGCTCGGCTTCGCTGAAGAACGGCCTGCTTCACATCGACCTCGTGCGCGAAATTCCCGAGGCGATGAAGCCCCGGAAGATCGAGATCGCCGCCGGCAGCGCGCAGCCGAAGCAGATCGAAGCCCAGTCGGCTTAA
- a CDS encoding alpha/beta hydrolase: MDSILHATTDNPVPDNHFAGFFEGTRGAKVRYAVFRGKGAKAKGTVILVHGRNESIEKYFETIRDLTSRGLWVATFDWRGQGASDRLIASKPYGHIRRFADYEEDLLRFIDRVVLPDTRLPFFIVAHSTGALVSLSLAPRLANRIERMVLTSPFIAIAGQVMSQRSITVISRLASLFGFGGRTFRREAGLPAFEGNALTSDRARFTRNCAILREHPELAVGHPTANWLNETLKVMARVRNQDHLTRIHIPTLLLCATADPIVPRSVVGSLARNFRAARLIEIDGARHELFQETDRLRGQAMAAIEAFIPGSDIEESELGL, from the coding sequence ATGGATTCGATCCTCCACGCCACGACCGACAATCCCGTTCCGGACAATCATTTCGCAGGGTTCTTCGAGGGAACACGAGGCGCGAAGGTCCGCTATGCCGTTTTCCGCGGCAAGGGCGCCAAGGCCAAGGGCACGGTCATCCTCGTTCATGGCCGCAACGAATCCATCGAGAAGTATTTCGAGACGATCCGCGACCTGACATCCAGGGGGCTCTGGGTCGCCACGTTCGACTGGCGCGGCCAGGGCGCCTCCGACCGTCTCATCGCCAGCAAGCCGTATGGACACATCCGCCGCTTCGCCGACTACGAGGAAGACCTGCTGCGCTTCATCGACCGGGTCGTGCTGCCCGATACGCGCCTGCCCTTCTTCATCGTGGCCCACTCGACCGGTGCCCTGGTGTCGCTCTCGCTCGCTCCGCGGCTTGCCAATCGCATCGAGCGGATGGTGCTGACCTCGCCGTTCATCGCAATCGCCGGTCAGGTGATGAGCCAGCGCTCGATCACCGTCATCTCCCGGCTCGCATCGCTCTTCGGTTTCGGGGGCAGGACCTTCCGGCGGGAAGCCGGACTGCCGGCCTTCGAAGGCAACGCGCTCACGAGCGACCGCGCCCGCTTCACCCGCAACTGCGCGATCCTTCGCGAGCATCCCGAACTCGCGGTCGGCCATCCGACGGCGAACTGGCTGAACGAGACGCTGAAGGTCATGGCCCGGGTCCGCAATCAGGATCACCTGACGCGCATCCATATCCCGACGCTTCTTCTCTGCGCCACGGCGGATCCCATCGTACCGAGAAGCGTGGTCGGTTCGCTCGCCCGCAACTTCCGTGCTGCGCGCCTCATCGAGATCGACGGCGCAAGACACGAGCTGTTCCAGGAAACCGACAGGCTGCGCGGCCAGGCGATGGCCGCAATCGAGGCCTTCATTCCTGGCAGCGATATCGAAGAATCGGAACTCGGCCTGTAG
- the hisN gene encoding histidinol-phosphatase — protein sequence MLPDRTFFDMLADAAKAETLPRFRVGADIVNKEAGGFDPVTEGDRAAETAIRVLIEKHFPDHGILGEEHGSVGLDREYVWVIDPIDGTRAFISGVPVWGTLIGLYRNGKAVMGLVDQPFTGERYFADGTRSHYRGPDGSRVLSTRSCNALSDAIMFTTSPHLFTDSRKTRFEAVQEKVRLSRYGCDCYAYALLAAGHIDLVVECELKAYDVGGLIPVIEQAGGIITSWDGGPAEMGGEIVAAGSRELHEQAMALLKA from the coding sequence ATGCTTCCCGATCGTACCTTCTTCGACATGCTTGCCGACGCCGCCAAGGCCGAGACGCTTCCCCGTTTCCGCGTCGGTGCCGATATCGTCAACAAGGAGGCCGGCGGCTTCGATCCCGTGACCGAGGGCGACCGGGCCGCCGAAACCGCGATCAGGGTTCTGATCGAAAAGCATTTTCCTGACCATGGCATTCTCGGCGAGGAACACGGTTCCGTCGGTCTCGACCGCGAGTACGTCTGGGTCATCGATCCGATCGACGGCACGCGCGCCTTTATCTCGGGCGTACCGGTCTGGGGCACGCTGATCGGCCTCTACCGGAACGGCAAGGCCGTGATGGGCCTCGTCGACCAGCCCTTTACGGGCGAGCGCTATTTCGCAGACGGCACTCGGTCGCACTATAGAGGACCCGACGGATCACGCGTTCTGTCGACGCGGTCCTGCAATGCGCTCTCCGACGCGATCATGTTCACGACGTCGCCGCATCTCTTCACCGATAGCCGCAAGACCCGTTTCGAAGCGGTGCAGGAAAAGGTCCGGCTCTCTCGCTACGGCTGCGACTGCTACGCCTATGCGCTCCTTGCCGCAGGCCACATCGATCTCGTGGTGGAATGCGAGCTCAAGGCCTACGACGTCGGCGGGCTCATCCCGGTGATCGAGCAGGCGGGTGGGATCATCACGTCCTGGGACGGCGGACCGGCCGAGATGGGCGGCGAAATCGTCGCTGCCGGCAGCCGCGAATTGCACGAACAGGCCATGGCGTTGCTGAAGGCGTAA
- a CDS encoding N-formylglutamate amidohydrolase: MAPDLSENSLFEVLEPVSQHLPLVFNSPHSGRRYPQGFVEQSRLDALSLRRSEDHYVDELFAAAPELGAPLLCAHFPRAFLDVNREPYELDPRMFDGSLPPYANVSSMRVAGGLGTVPRVVAENMEIYQRRLPVSEALDRVENIYKPYHSCLRALVVRTHVAFGFAVLVDCHSMPGNIRVSGSGERPDFIIGDRYGTSASAELSRTAMELLEELGFSVVRNKPYAGGFITEHYGRPARGLHALQIEVNRGLYVNETTLQKKPEFAFVQSNITAFLTSFCEYVEKFSADRALAAE, encoded by the coding sequence ATGGCGCCGGACCTCAGCGAAAACAGCCTCTTCGAAGTCCTGGAACCCGTTTCGCAGCACCTTCCTCTCGTCTTCAACTCACCCCACAGCGGACGAAGATATCCACAGGGATTCGTCGAACAGTCGCGTCTGGACGCGCTTTCGCTTCGCCGTTCGGAAGATCACTACGTGGATGAGCTGTTCGCAGCGGCGCCGGAGCTCGGCGCGCCCCTGCTTTGCGCGCACTTCCCGCGGGCGTTCCTCGACGTCAATCGCGAGCCCTACGAACTCGATCCGCGCATGTTCGACGGATCGCTGCCTCCCTATGCGAACGTCAGCTCGATGCGGGTTGCAGGTGGTCTCGGCACGGTTCCGCGCGTGGTCGCCGAAAACATGGAGATCTACCAGCGCCGCCTGCCTGTCTCCGAGGCGCTCGACAGGGTCGAAAACATCTACAAGCCCTACCATTCCTGCCTGAGGGCGCTGGTCGTGCGGACGCATGTCGCCTTCGGCTTCGCCGTGCTGGTCGACTGCCATTCGATGCCGGGCAACATACGCGTGTCCGGCAGCGGCGAACGTCCCGACTTCATAATCGGCGATCGCTACGGCACCAGCGCGTCCGCGGAGCTTTCCCGCACCGCCATGGAACTGCTCGAGGAGCTGGGCTTCAGCGTCGTGCGCAACAAGCCCTATGCCGGCGGCTTCATTACCGAGCACTACGGCCGGCCGGCACGCGGCCTGCATGCCTTGCAGATCGAGGTCAATCGCGGTCTCTACGTGAACGAGACGACACTGCAGAAAAAGCCCGAGTTCGCCTTCGTGCAAAGCAACATCACTGCTTTTCTCACCAGCTTCTGCGAGTACGTGGAGAAATTCTCGGCCGATCGGGCCCTTGCCGCCGAATAG